From the Pecten maximus unplaced genomic scaffold, xPecMax1.1, whole genome shotgun sequence genome, one window contains:
- the LOC117319137 gene encoding putative deoxyribonuclease TATDN2 has product MARPDQPLVLHLRGLKGDSHVTDVYRSALGMVEDVCASEQRIRVHCFMGKSDIVRAWLRKFPNTYFGVTAAVPVFDNPQLEGLKAIPWNRLLLETDSPYFLRGKARVGTPAYIWETAAVVAAHLDARTPEILECATANARELYKL; this is encoded by the coding sequence ATGGCTCGGCCTGATCAACCCCTAGTGCTACACTTAAGAGGACTCAAGGGAGACAGCCATGTCACGGATGTGTACAGATCCGCTCTGGGTATGGTGGAGGATGTATGCGCAAGTGAGCAGAGGATTCGTGTTCACTGTTTCATGGGAAAGAGCGATATTGTCAGGGCGTGGCTGCGGAAGTTTCCGAACACGTATTTCGGTGTAACTGCTGCTGTCCCCGTTTTCGACAACCCGCAACTGGAAGGACTCAAGGCCATCCCGTGGAACAGGTTGCTGCTAGAGACCGATTCTCCCTACTTTCTCCGTGGGAAGGCACGGGTTGGTACACCAGCGTATATTTGGGAGACAGCGGCTGTAGTAGCAGCACATCTGGACGCTCGGACACCCGAAATCCTGGAGTGTGCGACCGCCAATGCCCGAGAGCTGTACAAGTTATAG